AGGAAAGAGATTTTATACTGGATTAGTTGTTTGAATGATTAGTAGTGGGATAACTTTGAGGAGAAATTCCAAAAATGTAACCGCTATCATTATATCATTACTAAGGAAAAATTGGAATCTATTCTTATATGTATAGAAAGGAGAGGTCGTTTATGAGTAGTTTTTGGAATAAACCAATCCCTCTAGCTTCTGGCCAGAGGGATGTTTATACTGTCTATTCGTATGCTTTGAATGAACTTAGTAAAGGCTTCAATTCTTGAAAAGATACATTTTCATCTACTATCTCATAAATATAAAAATTAGATTCTCCTATAAGATGAACATTTTGAGGTGAATTTAATTGGTACCCCTTCCACTCAATGTCGTTGACCGTTAATTCTGCGATCTGCTTTCCTCTTTCTGTATCAAATTCTCCATGCGAACGAACATAGGAATCTTTCCGATATTGACGAACATGTAGTAGCTTTTTTCCAGAATTTCCTTTGTAACGGTAGGTTAAATAACCATGCTTAAAATAATCGTACTTTTCATAGCTTGCAGAGTATAGTTGAAGACTCGGATGTTCAAATTCATAGAGAAAAGGAATTTCTTTTCTAAGAGTTTCTAAGACATTTTCAACATCGCTATGATCATTATTTGATGACTCTTCAAGATGAATTTGATAATCTCGTGGATCAACCTTTTGAAATCCTTCTAAATTTGGTTCAAACTCATTATAGTCAATATCAACATTCACTTTTAGTTCCTCAGGATGAAGGTAATTCGTCATTTGACCTTGTCTATCATACATTTCGTACTTAACCAAAATTCCTGAATCCTTATCTATCCAAAATTTAAAGGTATCTGTATCAAGCACCTCCTCCAATAAAGGAGATTCATTATATTTCCCTTTCAAAACAATGGTATTGTGTCCTAATACGGTATCATTTTGTTTTTCTATCTCCCAGTTTTTAAAATTTTTCAATTTATCGTAAACCATTCCAACTGGATATAATGTTTTGGAAGCTATCGGTGGTACTTGCCAATTATACCTTTCCTCATATAGTTTGTAGATATCTTCATAAAGAACTTCTTCATTAAATACATCATCCAAATGAGCTGTTTTTTTCAGCGGTGTGTCCTCATATAATTCATTCGTATATGTCTGATCCAAAGGAGATTTTTCCCATATTTGACCCTCATTAATAAATGTTTCTACCATTTGAGTTTGTCCATTATATTTAAACGTAGTTTTATGATAGCCTGCAATTTTATTGTTATTACTCAATTTATACTCCGTATTAAACGTTACACTGTCTACCTTCTCCCCATCATAAAAAATTTCGTGATGTTTAAACTTACCAGTTGCTGTGGAAAAATGATGGGCAGAATTCAACATTTTCCTAACCACTTCTTCTTTTGTCATATCACCGTAATACTCTTCTTTTTCTGGAGGTGAATACAAACCTTCACCCTCTGCACCATTAGGTTGTTGTTCAACATTTTTTGGACCTGTTGCATTTTTATTATCATTAGTTGATCCAAGCTCCGTAAAAACGTAATACCCTAATCCAAATAATAAAAGAAAGCTAGCACATAAACTTACAATTTCTTTCATGTACCCATTCTTTTTACGGGACGTAGTAGTGATTGCTCTTCTCACCTTTTCTTTACTATGTTCAGTAAAATCAACATCTTTTAAAACCGTTTGATCCATTCTCCCCTTTAGATGATTAAACATATCTTCCATTGACTACTCCCTCCTCCATCTGTCTTTTTAGTAGAATACGTCCTCTATGCAACCTCGATTTCACGGTCGACGCTTTAAGGTCTAGCATTTCAGATATTTCACTGTATGAAAACTCCTCGTAATAAAAGAGGATAACGATTTCTCTATACTTAATAGGTAAACCCAACACCTTTTCTGATATATACCGATTATCTTCTATGTCGATCAATCTCGTTTCTGGCGATTCCGTTGTTTTAGTCCATGTAGAAAACAGATCAGTAAAAATAAGATTCCTAAAGCTCCAACTCTTCACTTTATCTTTGCATAGATTTACAGTTATACGATAAAGCCATGTCTTATAGGAAGATTCCTGCCTAAATTGATCTAGATTTTGATAGCATTTTATAAAAACTTCTTGGGCGATGTCTTCTGCTAATTGTTTTTGTTTTGTGTATGTATAGGCCAGTCTCGTAATACTTTGACCATATTCATTCATTAGCCATTCTAAGGTTTCATCTTTATTGACTTGACCTTTATTTCTGATTGATTCCTCCATCCTTTAACCCCCTTTCAATAGTTAGACGACGCTGTCCGGATTTAGTTGTACTTTTATTTTAATATAAAAAAGATC
This portion of the Bacillus carboniphilus genome encodes:
- a CDS encoding sigma-70 family RNA polymerase sigma factor; the encoded protein is MEESIRNKGQVNKDETLEWLMNEYGQSITRLAYTYTKQKQLAEDIAQEVFIKCYQNLDQFRQESSYKTWLYRITVNLCKDKVKSWSFRNLIFTDLFSTWTKTTESPETRLIDIEDNRYISEKVLGLPIKYREIVILFYYEEFSYSEISEMLDLKASTVKSRLHRGRILLKRQMEEGVVNGRYV